The following coding sequences lie in one Arachis hypogaea cultivar Tifrunner chromosome 4, arahy.Tifrunner.gnm2.J5K5, whole genome shotgun sequence genomic window:
- the LOC112796393 gene encoding topless-related protein 2 has translation MSSLSRELVFLILQFFQEENLKDTIHKLQQESGYFFDMKYFEEKALNGEWEIVENYLSGFTKLTDNRYSMKMCFEIRKQKYLEALDSKEKTRALEILGKDLKVFQTYNEELYREITYLLTLENFRDNEQLSKYGDTKTARKTMIVELKKLIEANPRLNDKLVFPSLKPSRLRTLINQSLNWQHQLCKNPKPNPDIRTLFVDHTCSPPGPAGASSSTPRSPSVPAAVNPSAVAAATGAGTSVPLNQTLVSALKHSRTPPTPMNNEQRGKRLRSVPQATEATNSLVVRQQVPRSLDDLTRTLFCTLNQGSTVTSMDFHPSLHSSLLIGTASGEISFWEVGRNERPILKPFAIWNSATCSVLFQAAYAKDSNVSVCRVSWSADGKYLGVAFTKHLVHLYTYQAPNDLKEHLEVDAHVGSVNDLAFSSPHKQLCMVTCGDDKLIKVWDLTGHNLFNFQGHEAAVYSICMNVKENVEYILSSSVDGKIKAWLFDNSDTKVEYDAHGKYCTTMLYSADGTKLFCCGTSKNNGDSFLVEWNENDGVIKRTYAGLGKKSMGMMQFDTTKNRFLVAGEDKLIKFWELDNPNILASVQVDGNLSSVPRVRFNRIGSLLAVTTADGRVKIFANADGIKHLRAIQAWSCRASSKANTNPAMTHLELGEGSSARRSKSFTELPEILKCQMITLPDTMYPTAKVARLVYMNNGVGLLGVGSDGTQKLWRWNRTELNPTGKAMASACPVLWLPNSGFVMTNDVPENSEGTIPCAIISKNDSYVLSACGGKLTLFNMLSFKVMVSFMSPPPRSTCLAFHPQDNNVVAIGKEDSSIHIYNIQSEEVKAKLTGDEKCITSLAFSMLLAVLVSSDADAQIFFWSIDTWNLKKSLKMYLRDESPVTGDTQVQFHCNQINLLVCHREVLSLYDASRMELVMQWVPKAHMSGSISCATYSGNGKLIYTALTDGNIVIFNADTLMLRCRIAPSVYLMTPNLPNSENVYAAVLAANPQEPNQFAVGLSNGAIKVIEPQASRRGNNGSWMGKFKRAGKPPRHGGRACSSAMEETVSDDGNSGANTI, from the exons ATGTCATCCTTAAGCAGAGAATTGGTGTTTCTCATTCTCCAATTCTTTCAAGAAGAGAACTTGAAGGACACTATTCACAA GTTGCAGCAGGAATCTGGATACTTCTTTGATATGAAGTACTTTGAAGAGAAAGCACTGAACGGAGAGTGGGAAATAGTTGAGAATTACCTATCTGGTTTCACCAAATTGACTGACAACCGTTACTCCATGAAAATGTGCTTTGAAATAAGGAAGCAGAAATATCTCGAAGCCTTGGACAg TAAGGAGAAGACAAGGGCTCTTGAAATACTGGGGAAGGATTTGAAAGTGTTCCAAACATACAATGAAGAATTATACAGAGAAATCACATATCTGTTAACCCTTGAAAACTTTAg GGATAATGAACAGTTATCAAAATATGGGGATACCAAAACAGCTAGGAAAACAATGATAGTAGAGCTTAAGAAACTGATTGAAGCAAATCCCCGTTTGAATGACAAGCTTGTATTTCCTTCATTGAAGCCATCAAGGTTACGAACACTTATTAATCAGAG TCTGAATTGGCAGCATCAGCTCTGCAAGAACCCAAAGCCAAATCCGGACATAAGGACTCTGTTCGTTGACCACACATGCTCTCCTCCCGGTCCGGCCGGTGCAAGCTCAAGCACGCCAAGGTCACCATCAGTCCCGGCAGCTGTTAATCCTTCTGCGGTTGCGGCTGCGACTGGGGCCGGGACGTCTGTTCCCCTGAACCAAACCTTAG TGTCTGCATTGAAGCATTCCAGGACACCACCTACTCCTATGAATAACGAGCAGCGAGGAAAACGGTTGCGATCTGTTCCACAAGCAACCGAG GCGACGAATTCTCTGGTGGTCCGTCAACAAGTCCCTCGGTCTCTTGACGACCTTACTAGAACGCTGTTTTGTACATTGAATCAAGGATCAACAGTTACAAGCATGGATTTTCATCCTTCTCTTCATTCCTCACTTCTTATCGGAACTGCAAGTGGTGAAATTTCATTCTGGGAAGTAGGACGCAATGAGAGGCCAATCTTAAAGCCTTTTGCCATTTGGAACAGTGCTACTTGCTCGGTCTTATTTCAG GCTGCGTATGCCAAAGACTCGAATGTATCCGTTTGCCGTGTATCATGGAGCGCTGACGGCAAATATCTTG GGGTTGCTTTCACAAAGCATTTGGTTCATCTGTATACTTATCAAGCACCTAATGACTTAAAAGAGCATTTGGAG GTTGATGCTCATGTTGGCAGTGTCAATGATTTGGCGTTTTCTTCCCCACACAAACAGCTATGCATGGTAACTTGCGGGGATGATAAGCTCATAAAG GTGTGGGACTTAACCGGACACAACCTGTTTAACTTCCAAGGTCACGAAGCAGCGGTTTATTCTATTTGTATGAATGTGAAGGAAAACGTTGAG TACATATTGTCAAGTAGTGTTGATGGAAAAATAAAGGCGTGGTTGTTTGATAACTCGGACACAAAAGTGGAATATGATGCCCATGGAAAATACTGCACCACAATGCTCTATAGCGCCGATGGAACTAA ATTGTTTTGTTGCGGGACAAGTAAAAACAATGGAGATTCTTTCCTAGTTGAGTGGAATGAAAATGATGGAGTTATAAAGAGAACCTATGCTGGATTAGGAAAGAAATCGATGGGCATGATGCAATTCGACACGACCAAGAATCGCTTCTTGGTTGCCGGCGAAGACAAGCTGATAAAGTTCTGGGAGCTGGACAACCCTAATATTCTAGCTAGTGTACAAGTTGATGGCAATTTATCT AGTGTTCCCCGGGTGAGGTTTAATAGGATAGGGAGTCTGCTTGCTGTAACCACCGCAGATGGCAGGGTAAAGATTTTTGCTAACGCCGACGGCATCAAGCACTTAAGGGCCATTCAAGCTTGGTCTTGCCGGGCTTCGTCCAAAGCGAATACCAATCCAGCCATGACTCATTTGGAACTCGGAGAGGGTAGCTCTGCTCGTAGATCTAAATCTTTTACGGAATTACCAGAAATACTTAAGTGTCAAATGATTACTCTGCCCGATACCATGTATCCCACAGCCAAG GTTGCTCGACTTGTCTACATGAATAACGGAGTTGGCCTTCTCGGTGTTGGTTCCGATGGGACTCAGAAGCTGTGGCGATGGAATCGAACTGAATTGAATCCTACTGGAAAG GCGATGGCAAGTGCTTGTCCAGTGCTTTGGCTACCAAATTCCGGTTTTGTCATGACAAACGATGTTCCAGAAAATTCAGAAGGCACAATTCCTTGTGCAATCATCTCAAAGAACGATTCTTATGTTTTGTCAGCATGCGGAGGAAAACTTACACTTTTCAACATGCTCTCATTTAAG GTAATGGTGAGTTTCATGTCGCCACCACCTCGTTCAACTTGCCTTGCATTTCACCCTCAAGATAATAACGTTGTTGCAATTGGAAAGGAAGATTCCTCCATCCATATTTACAACATTCAGTCGGAAGAG GTCAAAGCTAAATTGACTGGTGATGAGAAGTGCATCACTAGTTTAGCTTTTTCAATGCTGCTGGCTGTCTTAGTTTCATCAGATGCCGATGCTCAG ATCTTCTTTTGGAGCATTGACACATGGAATTTGAAGAAATCATTGAAAATGTATTTGCGCGACGAAAGTCCAGTAACTGGCGATACTCAAGTGCAATTTCACTGTAATCAGATAAACTTGCTGGTATGCCACCGCGAGGTGCTAAGTCTATATGATGCATCAAGAATGGAACTGGTTATGCAG TGGGTTCCAAAGGCTCATATGTCTGGTTCCATATCATGTGCTACATACTCGGGCAATGGCAAATTGATCTATACTGCTCTTACCGATGGCAACATTGTAATATTTAATGCTGACACCTTGATGCTGCGATGTCGTATCGCTCCATCTGTTTACCTCATGACCCCAAACTTACCAAATAG CGAAAATGTGTATGCGGCTGTACTTGCAGCAAATCCACAGGAGCCGAATCAATTTGCAGTTGGACTGTCCAATGGAGCTATTAAGGTCATTGAGCCCCAAGCTTCTCGTCGAGGAAATAATG GTAGCTGGATGGGAAAATTTAAACGCGCGGGAAAACCGCCGCGCCACGGTGGCCGAGCATGCAGCAGTGCCATGGAGGAGACAGTGTCTGATGATGGAAACAGTGGTGCAAATACAATATAA